One Pelodiscus sinensis isolate JC-2024 unplaced genomic scaffold, ASM4963464v1 ctg34, whole genome shotgun sequence DNA segment encodes these proteins:
- the LOC102451321 gene encoding olfactory receptor 1f45-like, with product MDEGNWTSVSEFVLLGLSEEQDLLIIVVLLVTYLVNLASNSLLLGLAVVHALTQHRAISFTSCMAQLFMFFAVGNMENYLLAAMAYDRYVAVCDPLRYAAVVTRSLCLKMVAASGAVVIAHALLHTLRAATLSYCGNSLQHFFCDLPPLLLLSCTRPLTIELVTTTEAVLVWLSPFAFILASYVRIGVAVVRLRSAQGLHKALSTCSSHLTMVLLKFSIVMWLYFRRDSSNTHGYDQKVTFLDKALVPTLNPIIYSLRNKDVAAALRRAGRKVLTWGM from the exons ATGGACGAGGGCAACTGGACGTCCGTCTCCGAGTTTGTGCTCCTGGGACTCTCCGAAGAGCAGGACCTGCTGATCATCGTGGTGCTCCTGGTCACCTATTTGGTGAACCTGGCCagcaactccctgctgctggggctg gccgtGGTGCACGCCCTGACCCAGCACCGGGCCATCTCCTTCACCAGCTGCATGGCCCAGCTCTTCATGTTCTTCGCTGTGGGCAACATGGAGAACTACCTGCTGGctgccatggcctacgaccgctacgtggccGTCTGCGACCCGCTGCGCTACGCCGCCGTGGTGACACGGTCCCTGTGCCTCAAGATGGTGGCTGCTTCAGGGGCCGTGGTGATTGCACACGCCCTGCTGCACACTCTCAGGGCTGCCACGTTGAGCTACTGCGGCAACAGCCTGCAGCATTTCTTCTGTGACCTgccgcccctcctgctcctctcctgcacccggcCCCTCACCATTGAGCTGGTGACCACCACTGAGGCTGTCTTGGTGTGGCTGAGCCCTTTCGCCTTCATCCTGGCCTCCTATGTCCGCATTGGGGTTGCTGTGGTCCGCCTGCGCTCTGCCCAAGGCCTGCACAAGGCCCtctccacctgcagctcccacctgacCATGGTGTTGCTCAAATTCAGCATCGTGATGTGGCTCTATTTCCGCCGAGACTCTAGCAACACCCACGGTTATGACCAGAAAGTGACCTTCTTGGACAAAGCATTGGTGCCCACcctaaaccccatcatctacagTCTGAGAAACAAGGATGTGGCTGCGGCCctgaggagggcagggaggaaaGTTCTGACTTGGGGCATGTGA